In Bacillota bacterium, one genomic interval encodes:
- a CDS encoding YkgJ family cysteine cluster protein, with the protein MTVYPRDKKFRFSCHHGLDCFNNCCRDINIYLTPYDVLRMKNKLGIKSGDFLENYTTQQDNGGFPAVLIKMNEDDNLKCPFLTPGGCQVYDVRSWACRIAPVDVTESGYGFIFDSTFCHGLNEDKEWTVEEWTQNQGLEIYEQKEKSFNRIPLHFHFTGMKNLDKHIKDVVFMACYDLDKFRKFIFDTGFLSYFWVNPEQLDKIREDDEALLQFSFHWLLNDFEEDLTMEIMDEMK; encoded by the coding sequence ATGACAGTTTACCCGCGTGATAAGAAATTTAGATTTTCCTGCCACCATGGCTTGGATTGTTTTAATAACTGTTGCCGTGATATCAACATCTATCTTACCCCTTATGATGTTTTAAGGATGAAAAACAAGCTGGGTATTAAGTCGGGTGACTTTCTTGAAAACTATACCACCCAGCAGGATAATGGTGGTTTCCCCGCTGTGCTGATAAAAATGAATGAAGATGATAATCTTAAATGCCCCTTTCTCACCCCGGGCGGATGCCAGGTTTATGACGTACGAAGCTGGGCCTGCCGAATTGCCCCGGTGGATGTTACAGAAAGCGGCTACGGCTTTATTTTTGACAGCACATTTTGTCATGGTCTCAATGAGGACAAGGAGTGGACCGTGGAAGAATGGACGCAGAATCAGGGGCTGGAGATATACGAGCAAAAGGAAAAGTCATTTAATAGAATTCCTCTTCACTTTCACTTTACCGGCATGAAGAATTTGGATAAGCACATAAAAGATGTTGTTTTTATGGCCTGTTACGATTTAGATAAATTTAGAAAATTTATCTTTGATACCGGTTTCCTAAGTTATTTTTGGGTTAACCCGGAGCAATTAGATAAGATTCGGGAAGATGATGAGGCACTGCTCCAATTTTCTTTCCACTGGTTATTAAACGATTTTGAAGAGGATTTAACTATGGAGATCATGGATGAAATGAAGTAA
- a CDS encoding methyl-accepting chemotaxis protein: MKETVLEQEKNRHQLIQTKVQNDLESIFKRTQLGISGVANNPAIQKAFAERDREKLTQLTSPIWDQVSKQGMQQFQFHLSPATSFLRLHKPGKYGDDLSSFRATVIKANETKETVSGLEEGRGGIGFRVVTPVFYQGSHVGSVEYGMGFGQSLLENWKESVGGEFFLYCNNTSGVAWDSEDSSGLLAKTVEEDLAAVPESIIEEVMKTSQPDVFLAENDKKAVVITPFQDYQGKTIGYIKNVQDRGEVLEKLQATLRLVIIIFLICISILTALTFLIVSKLLAPLTILEAGMARVGKGDLTVDFTIDSRDEMERLANSFKQMMQGVTNFAFRTKDGMRKLSETESTMHSFIEQTNSSMQEAAVAANELASTSSHMDDNMSAVAKEAEIVTETAAEGSRTSQEAAGGINSVNTSIIGLGDTASDLDHKSEAIGRIVELINSIADQTNLLALNAAIEAARAGEQGKGFAVVAEEVRKLAAQTTEAAGEVSSMVEEVRMQVQSVVTAVQSSAGEMESATQTVNETERSFAHIAEALNDMSERVKASLEGVKQINSSSQQVAAVVQEQTSATQEIGAVSETLDSLAGDLRQQLTWFKLKEVSEDISNDA, translated from the coding sequence ATGAAGGAAACCGTTTTGGAGCAGGAGAAAAATCGGCACCAGCTAATTCAAACCAAGGTCCAAAATGATTTGGAGAGCATTTTCAAAAGGACCCAGCTCGGAATAAGTGGTGTGGCCAATAACCCTGCAATCCAAAAGGCCTTTGCAGAGCGCGACAGGGAAAAGTTAACCCAATTGACGAGCCCTATTTGGGATCAGGTAAGTAAACAGGGAATGCAGCAGTTTCAGTTTCATTTATCGCCTGCGACTTCCTTTTTGCGGTTACATAAGCCGGGCAAGTACGGAGACGATTTATCTTCTTTTAGAGCCACAGTTATTAAGGCTAATGAAACTAAAGAAACTGTATCCGGGCTTGAGGAAGGCAGGGGCGGCATAGGTTTTAGAGTTGTCACACCTGTCTTTTATCAGGGTAGTCATGTGGGTAGCGTGGAGTATGGGATGGGTTTTGGACAATCTTTGCTTGAAAACTGGAAAGAAAGTGTCGGCGGAGAATTCTTTCTTTACTGTAATAATACCAGTGGAGTGGCATGGGATTCTGAAGATAGTAGCGGCTTGCTGGCAAAAACCGTTGAGGAAGATTTAGCTGCGGTTCCTGAAAGTATAATCGAAGAAGTTATGAAAACCAGCCAGCCGGATGTATTTTTAGCTGAGAATGATAAAAAGGCGGTAGTAATAACTCCATTTCAAGACTACCAGGGCAAAACAATAGGATACATTAAAAATGTTCAGGATCGCGGTGAGGTTTTGGAAAAGCTGCAGGCTACCTTGCGGTTGGTTATAATCATTTTCTTGATCTGTATATCCATCCTTACGGCCCTTACTTTCCTAATTGTTTCTAAGCTGCTGGCTCCTCTTACCATACTGGAAGCTGGAATGGCCAGGGTAGGAAAAGGGGACTTGACGGTTGATTTCACCATTGATTCCCGTGACGAAATGGAAAGACTTGCTAACAGCTTTAAACAAATGATGCAGGGTGTGACAAATTTTGCATTCCGTACCAAAGATGGAATGAGGAAACTCAGTGAAACCGAAAGTACTATGCACTCCTTTATAGAGCAAACCAACAGTTCTATGCAGGAGGCTGCTGTAGCAGCCAATGAATTGGCTTCAACCTCCAGTCATATGGATGATAATATGTCAGCAGTGGCCAAGGAGGCTGAAATTGTTACCGAAACAGCTGCCGAGGGCAGTCGCACCAGCCAGGAAGCAGCAGGCGGTATTAATTCAGTAAATACAAGCATTATCGGCCTCGGGGATACTGCCAGTGATCTTGATCATAAATCAGAGGCAATAGGGCGTATCGTTGAACTGATTAATAGTATTGCCGACCAAACTAATCTTCTGGCACTGAACGCGGCCATTGAGGCTGCCCGTGCCGGCGAACAGGGCAAGGGATTTGCAGTAGTAGCTGAGGAAGTCCGTAAGCTGGCCGCTCAGACTACCGAGGCTGCCGGTGAGGTTTCCTCCATGGTAGAAGAAGTGCGCATGCAAGTACAGTCCGTGGTTACGGCGGTCCAAAGCAGCGCGGGTGAAATGGAGTCCGCAACACAAACGGTTAATGAAACTGAGCGAAGTTTTGCACATATTGCAGAAGCTTTAAATGATATGTCAGAGCGGGTTAAAGCATCTCTGGAAGGGGTAAAGCAGATAAACAGCTCCAGCCAGCAGGTAGCTGCGGTGGTTCAAGAGCAAACTTCGGCTACTCAGGAAATAGGGGCTGTCAGTGAAACCCTGGATAGTCTGGCCGGGGATCTAAGGCAGCAATTAACTTGGTTTAAGTTAAAGGAAGTTAGTGAGGACATAAGTAATGATGCCTAA